The proteins below come from a single Flavobacterium lindanitolerans genomic window:
- the dnaN gene encoding DNA polymerase III subunit beta, translating into MKFIVSSSYLLKQLQVLGSVINSSNTLPILDNFLFELDNKQLTVSASDLETTMSATLEIDSTSTGSVAVPAKLLLEILKTFPEQPLTFTVEENSTIEISSNSGKYALAYAPGEEFPKSVNLDDPSSTIVPAGVLATAVSKTIFAAGNDDLRPVMSGVFFQFSPEGLTFVATDAHKLVKYARTDVKASQVADFIMPKKPLTILKNILGTSEAEVTIEYNDSNATFSFDNYVLTCRLIDGKYPNYEAVIPKENPNKLMIDRSQFLSSVRRVAIFSNKTTHQIRLKIAGAELNISAEDIDYSNKAEERLTCDYQGDDMQIGFNSRFLTEMLTNLQSDEIMLEMSLPNRAGILTPVDGLEDGETVTMLVMPVMLNN; encoded by the coding sequence ATGAAGTTTATAGTATCGAGTTCCTACTTATTAAAACAACTGCAGGTTTTAGGAAGCGTTATCAATAGCAGCAATACTTTGCCAATTCTGGATAATTTCCTTTTTGAATTGGATAACAAACAATTGACCGTTTCTGCATCTGATTTGGAAACCACCATGTCTGCTACTTTAGAAATTGATTCTACAAGTACCGGAAGCGTTGCCGTTCCTGCAAAACTGCTTTTGGAAATCTTAAAGACTTTCCCGGAGCAACCACTTACTTTTACTGTAGAGGAAAACAGTACTATTGAAATCAGTTCCAATTCCGGTAAATATGCTCTGGCGTATGCTCCGGGTGAAGAATTCCCAAAATCTGTAAATCTTGATGACCCGTCTTCTACCATAGTTCCTGCCGGAGTTTTGGCTACGGCGGTAAGTAAAACTATTTTTGCTGCCGGAAACGACGATTTACGTCCGGTAATGTCGGGAGTGTTTTTCCAATTCTCACCGGAAGGACTTACGTTTGTGGCAACTGATGCGCACAAATTGGTAAAATATGCGAGAACCGATGTAAAAGCCTCACAGGTGGCAGATTTTATTATGCCAAAGAAACCTTTGACTATCTTAAAAAATATCCTTGGAACTTCTGAAGCTGAAGTGACAATCGAATATAACGATTCCAATGCTACGTTTTCTTTTGACAACTACGTTTTGACCTGCCGATTGATTGACGGAAAATATCCAAATTATGAGGCTGTAATTCCAAAAGAAAACCCAAACAAGCTGATGATTGACCGTTCACAATTTCTAAGTTCGGTTCGTCGTGTTGCTATCTTCTCTAATAAGACAACGCACCAAATCCGTTTAAAAATTGCCGGTGCCGAATTGAATATTTCTGCAGAAGATATTGATTACTCAAACAAGGCTGAAGAACGTTTGACCTGCGACTATCAGGGTGACGATATGCAGATTGGATTCAATTCCCGTTTCTTAACTGAAATGCTGACCAATCTTCAATCTGACGAAATCATGTTGGAAATGTCCTTGCCAAACAGAGCCGGAATTCTGACTCCTGTTGACGGACTCGAAGATGGTGAAACCGTTACGATGCTTGTTATGCCGGTAATGCTTAATAACTAA
- the gldG gene encoding gliding motility-associated ABC transporter substrate-binding protein GldG — MKASKKQSLKQLSIVIILLIAANIAGNFFFKRFDLTKDKRYTLSKSTLDMIKKVDKPLYIDVFLDGQFPPEFKRLEGETRQMLEEFRAYNSNIIFNFTDPLADESKAEQFVSELNGLGFTPTNIQSNKNGKKSMIQVFPWAIANYGTKSVRVPLLVNNFGNNADENISKSVQLLEFAFADALTKLAVTEKKKIAVMKGNGELNDKYLADFVLNLKEYYLIGEFNLDSLANDPNKTMQNLSHFDAAIIAKPTEAFTDSEKYILDQYVMNGGKTLWLIDKVAADIDNLQNESQSAMALPLELNLDDMFFKYGIRINYNLVEDLLSTPITARSENGDFPIDWLYSPIVKSAENHPINKNVNLVKLEFANQIDTLKNNIKKTVLLKSSPQSKVVGTPVEISLHQFMDELNEAQYSKGNQTLGVLLEGKFTSAFKNRVKPFKANQGLDEGKANKMIVIADGDIINYTYVNKKPLMNGIDQWTQQVYGNKDFLMNAVNYLLDDTGLINIRGKNVELALLDEKKVSENYTFTQFLTVGLPILILAIFGLVFTYLRRRAYSK, encoded by the coding sequence ATGAAAGCGTCTAAGAAACAAAGCCTGAAGCAGCTCAGCATCGTTATCATTTTACTGATTGCAGCAAACATTGCCGGTAATTTCTTTTTTAAGCGTTTCGACCTTACAAAAGATAAGCGTTATACCTTGTCGAAAAGTACGCTTGACATGATTAAAAAGGTAGACAAGCCTCTTTATATTGACGTATTTCTTGACGGACAATTTCCACCCGAATTCAAACGACTGGAGGGAGAAACCAGACAAATGCTGGAAGAATTCAGGGCTTACAACTCCAATATCATTTTTAATTTCACAGACCCGTTGGCTGATGAGTCAAAGGCAGAACAATTTGTATCTGAATTGAACGGGCTTGGGTTTACTCCTACCAATATCCAGAGCAATAAAAACGGAAAAAAATCTATGATTCAGGTCTTTCCGTGGGCCATTGCCAATTATGGTACAAAATCAGTTCGCGTTCCTTTGCTGGTTAATAATTTTGGTAATAATGCCGATGAAAATATCAGCAAATCAGTACAGTTGCTGGAATTTGCTTTTGCAGATGCGCTTACAAAACTGGCCGTAACCGAAAAGAAAAAGATTGCCGTAATGAAAGGAAACGGCGAACTTAATGACAAATATCTGGCAGATTTTGTCCTTAATTTAAAAGAATATTACCTGATTGGAGAATTCAATCTGGATTCGCTGGCCAATGACCCTAACAAAACAATGCAGAATCTGTCTCATTTTGATGCTGCAATCATTGCCAAACCAACGGAAGCTTTTACCGATTCTGAAAAATATATTCTGGACCAATATGTCATGAACGGCGGTAAGACGCTTTGGCTTATTGATAAGGTTGCGGCCGATATTGACAACCTACAGAACGAATCACAGTCGGCTATGGCTCTTCCTCTGGAATTAAATCTTGATGATATGTTCTTTAAATACGGTATCCGTATTAACTATAATCTTGTAGAGGATTTATTGTCAACACCAATTACGGCACGTTCTGAAAACGGCGATTTCCCTATTGACTGGCTGTATTCTCCAATTGTAAAATCGGCCGAAAACCATCCGATAAATAAAAATGTCAATCTGGTTAAATTAGAATTTGCCAATCAGATTGATACCTTAAAAAACAATATCAAAAAAACAGTACTTTTAAAAAGTTCGCCCCAATCTAAAGTGGTAGGAACTCCTGTAGAAATCAGCCTGCACCAGTTTATGGACGAATTGAACGAAGCCCAATATTCCAAAGGAAACCAAACATTAGGAGTGTTACTGGAAGGAAAATTTACTTCTGCTTTTAAAAACCGTGTGAAGCCTTTTAAAGCGAATCAGGGACTTGATGAAGGAAAAGCCAATAAAATGATTGTGATTGCCGATGGTGATATCATTAATTACACCTACGTCAACAAAAAGCCATTGATGAACGGAATTGACCAATGGACACAGCAGGTTTATGGCAATAAAGATTTCCTGATGAATGCTGTTAATTACTTGCTTGATGATACGGGACTTATCAACATACGAGGCAAAAATGTAGAGCTTGCATTGCTGGATGAGAAAAAAGTTTCAGAGAATTATACCTTTACCCAATTCCTAACTGTTGGATTACCAATCCTCATTCTTGCTATTTTCGGGTTAGTGTTTACCTACCTGAGAAGGCGGGCTTATAGCAAATAA
- the gldF gene encoding gliding motility-associated ABC transporter permease subunit GldF: MKSILLREIKSFFGSPIGYLVIAIFLLLNGLFLWVFEGDFNIPNSGFADLSPFFTLAPWILIFLIPAVTMRSFSDEKKQGTIELLFTKPLGIWEIINGKFFGAFLLIVIAIIPTLIYVLVVSNLGNPEGNLDFGSTLGSYFGLLFLIASYTAIGIFTSTLSENQIVAFILSVLLCFVFYFGFDGISTYAESFDLIVASIGMDYHFKSMSRGVLDTRDIIYFISITILFLSLTAFKLKSLKS, encoded by the coding sequence ATGAAATCAATATTACTACGAGAAATCAAATCCTTTTTCGGTTCGCCGATTGGTTATTTGGTGATTGCTATTTTTCTGCTGCTCAACGGACTATTCCTTTGGGTTTTTGAAGGCGATTTTAACATTCCCAATTCCGGATTTGCCGATTTGAGCCCGTTTTTTACATTGGCACCCTGGATTTTGATTTTCCTTATTCCGGCAGTAACAATGCGAAGCTTTTCGGATGAAAAAAAACAGGGAACTATTGAATTGCTTTTTACCAAACCATTAGGCATCTGGGAAATCATCAACGGTAAATTCTTTGGTGCTTTCCTATTAATTGTAATTGCCATCATTCCTACTCTTATATATGTGTTGGTTGTTTCCAATCTTGGAAATCCTGAAGGAAATTTGGATTTTGGAAGTACTTTGGGTTCCTACTTCGGATTACTTTTCCTGATTGCTTCCTATACAGCTATCGGGATTTTTACTTCAACACTTTCAGAAAACCAAATTGTAGCCTTTATCCTTTCGGTACTTTTGTGCTTTGTATTCTACTTTGGTTTTGACGGCATTTCAACTTATGCAGAAAGCTTTGACCTTATAGTAGCTTCTATAGGCATGGATTATCATTTCAAAAGCATGAGCCGTGGCGTATTGGACACACGGGATATTATTTATTTCATAAGCATTACGATATTGTTTTTATCGCTTACCGCTTTTAAACTTAAATCTTTGAAATCCTAA
- a CDS encoding putative quinol monooxygenase, which translates to MFVRIVKLSFHEKNIPAFLENFELMKEKIRNAPGNRFLELYQDKNNKCVFFTYSYWETEEDLENYRKSALFDDIWTFTKKLFNDKPEAWSVDKLVTLE; encoded by the coding sequence ATGTTTGTACGAATTGTAAAACTGTCATTCCACGAAAAAAACATTCCTGCCTTTTTAGAAAATTTCGAATTGATGAAAGAAAAAATACGAAATGCGCCCGGAAATCGTTTCTTAGAATTGTATCAGGACAAAAATAACAAGTGTGTATTTTTCACCTACAGTTATTGGGAAACAGAAGAAGATTTAGAAAACTACAGGAAGTCGGCGCTTTTTGACGATATCTGGACGTTTACCAAAAAATTATTTAATGATAAGCCCGAAGCGTGGAGCGTGGATAAGCTTGTGACGCTTGAATAA
- a CDS encoding SAM hydrolase/SAM-dependent halogenase family protein, with the protein MSIITLTTDFGCKDHFVGSLKGKIYSEYPEARIVDISHEIDLFNVSEASYIVGASYSSFPKGTVHIIGVDSELHPETQHIAMQWNDQYFICADNGILSLLIQKIIPQKIVSINIHDRLGINATAMDVFVTVACHLARGGLLNVIGKEITKIKEVTELQAVVSQDNNSIKGYAIYIDHFGNVVTNISKQLFTKIGKGRKYEVSFKNYKLRTILPNYSSIVNFEQNSIKFYEGKELAIFNEAGFLEIAIYRSNPNSVGGASSLLGLKYRDFVSINFI; encoded by the coding sequence ATGTCAATAATTACCCTTACGACCGATTTTGGATGCAAAGACCACTTTGTCGGATCTTTAAAGGGTAAAATTTATTCTGAATATCCGGAAGCGAGGATTGTAGACATTTCACATGAAATTGATTTGTTTAATGTTTCTGAAGCCAGTTATATTGTTGGTGCTTCTTATTCCAGCTTTCCAAAAGGAACCGTACATATTATAGGTGTAGATTCTGAACTGCATCCCGAAACGCAGCATATTGCAATGCAATGGAACGACCAGTATTTTATCTGTGCTGACAATGGAATATTGAGCCTTTTGATTCAAAAAATCATTCCGCAGAAAATTGTATCTATTAATATACACGACCGACTGGGAATCAATGCAACGGCTATGGACGTTTTTGTAACCGTGGCCTGTCATTTAGCACGGGGCGGATTGCTAAATGTTATAGGAAAGGAGATTACTAAAATAAAAGAAGTCACTGAATTGCAGGCTGTGGTTAGTCAGGACAATAATAGTATTAAAGGCTATGCTATCTATATTGACCATTTTGGAAATGTGGTGACTAATATTTCCAAGCAGCTTTTCACTAAAATAGGAAAAGGCAGGAAATATGAAGTCAGCTTTAAGAATTATAAATTAAGGACCATTCTTCCTAATTATTCATCGATTGTTAATTTTGAGCAGAATTCCATTAAATTTTATGAAGGAAAGGAGTTGGCTATTTTCAATGAGGCGGGATTTTTAGAAATCGCAATCTACCGTAGCAATCCTAATTCTGTTGGAGGTGCCTCAAGCCTGTTGGGATTAAAGTACCGCGATTTCGTAAGTATTAATTTTATTTAG
- a CDS encoding PhoH family protein — translation MNERTIELVDIAPKDFWGAQDSHLETIRKYYPKLKIVARGTTIKAFGEKEVLDEFENRFQRLMLHFSRYNNIDDNVIERVIEGGSQQVERMADHDKILVHGVGGKIIKAMTPNQQLLVDTVNKNDMVFAVGPAGTGKTYTGVAMAVKALKEKQVKRIILTRPAVEAGENLGFLPGDMKEKLDPYMQPLYDALRDMLPNEKLEDYITKGIIQIAPLAFMRGRTLDNAFVILDEAQNTTHSQMKMFLTRMGKNAKFMITGDPGQVDLPRRTISGLKEALLVLKDIDGIGIIYLDDKDIVRHRLVKKVIEAYKKIENHD, via the coding sequence TTGAACGAAAGAACAATCGAACTCGTAGATATTGCGCCAAAAGATTTTTGGGGCGCCCAAGATTCTCATCTTGAAACTATTAGGAAATACTACCCTAAACTAAAAATTGTTGCCAGAGGAACTACGATTAAAGCTTTTGGAGAAAAAGAAGTTTTAGACGAGTTTGAAAACCGCTTCCAGCGCCTGATGCTCCATTTTTCACGCTATAATAATATTGACGATAATGTTATTGAAAGAGTTATTGAGGGTGGTAGCCAACAGGTGGAAAGAATGGCAGACCATGACAAAATTCTGGTACATGGTGTAGGTGGAAAAATAATCAAGGCAATGACGCCAAACCAGCAGTTGCTTGTAGATACCGTAAACAAAAACGATATGGTTTTTGCCGTTGGTCCCGCCGGAACCGGAAAAACCTATACAGGTGTGGCAATGGCTGTAAAAGCGTTAAAAGAGAAGCAGGTCAAAAGGATTATACTTACGCGTCCTGCGGTAGAAGCCGGAGAAAATCTGGGATTCCTTCCCGGTGATATGAAAGAAAAACTGGACCCGTATATGCAGCCACTTTATGATGCCCTTCGTGACATGCTGCCCAATGAAAAACTGGAAGACTATATCACAAAAGGAATCATACAAATAGCACCATTGGCATTCATGCGTGGACGTACGCTTGATAATGCATTTGTTATTCTTGACGAGGCTCAGAATACAACACATTCACAAATGAAAATGTTCCTGACCCGTATGGGGAAAAATGCCAAATTCATGATAACGGGCGACCCGGGACAGGTTGATTTGCCAAGAAGGACAATTTCAGGATTAAAAGAAGCTTTACTGGTGCTAAAAGATATTGACGGAATAGGAATCATCTATCTTGATGATAAGGATATTGTACGTCACAGACTGGTTAAGAAAGTAATAGAAGCCTATAAAAAAATTGAAAACCACGATTGA
- a CDS encoding phosphoribosylaminoimidazolesuccinocarboxamide synthase — protein MNNTITTTNFNFPKQKSVYRGKVREVYNINDELLVMIATDRLSAFDVVLPKGIPYKGQILNQIATRFMEMTSHLVPNWLIASPDPNVAVGHLCEPFKVEMVIRGYLSGHAAREYAAGKREICGVAMPDGMKENDKFPEPIITPTTKADNGEHDEDISREAILEKGIVSEEDYEVLENYTKVLYNKGTQIAADRGLILVDTKYEFGKTKDGKIVLIDEINTPDSSRYFYKEGYEERQERGESQKQLSKEFVRQWLIANGFQGKEGQQIPEMTEEYVESVSERYIELYENILGEQFFKADISNIHERIEKNVLEFLNK, from the coding sequence ATGAACAACACAATAACTACTACCAATTTTAATTTTCCGAAACAGAAATCTGTTTACAGAGGAAAAGTTCGTGAAGTGTATAATATTAATGACGAACTTTTGGTGATGATTGCTACTGACAGGCTTTCTGCTTTTGATGTGGTTTTACCCAAAGGAATTCCCTATAAAGGACAAATATTAAACCAGATTGCAACCCGATTCATGGAAATGACCTCACATCTTGTTCCGAATTGGCTCATTGCATCACCGGACCCAAACGTAGCCGTTGGCCATTTATGCGAACCGTTTAAAGTAGAAATGGTTATACGTGGTTACCTGTCAGGCCATGCTGCAAGAGAATACGCTGCCGGCAAAAGAGAAATCTGCGGTGTTGCAATGCCTGATGGGATGAAAGAAAATGATAAATTCCCGGAACCAATTATCACACCCACAACCAAGGCAGATAACGGAGAGCATGATGAGGATATTTCAAGAGAGGCAATTTTAGAAAAAGGAATCGTATCTGAAGAAGATTATGAAGTATTGGAAAACTATACAAAAGTGCTTTATAATAAAGGTACGCAGATTGCAGCCGACAGAGGTTTGATTCTGGTTGATACAAAATATGAATTTGGTAAAACAAAAGATGGAAAAATCGTTTTGATTGATGAAATCAATACACCTGATTCTTCAAGATATTTTTATAAAGAAGGTTATGAAGAAAGACAGGAGAGAGGAGAATCCCAAAAACAGCTGTCAAAAGAATTCGTGAGACAATGGCTTATTGCTAATGGCTTTCAGGGTAAGGAAGGGCAGCAGATTCCGGAAATGACAGAAGAATATGTAGAATCAGTTTCTGAAAGATACATTGAACTTTATGAAAACATTTTAGGAGAACAGTTTTTTAAAGCAGATATCTCCAATATTCATGAGCGTATCGAAAAAAATGTGCTTGAATTTCTGAATAAATAA
- a CDS encoding ankyrin repeat domain-containing protein has protein sequence MKKSIVYLGIALLAFGNVAIAANTNSLTENTVVVKAKNVSPFCQAIAKGDVETVKRMIEFGTDVNATSNGMTPLMFAARYNKVEIVKLLLESGAKVNTKDEKGFTALKHAELSNATEAAELIKAHKKA, from the coding sequence ATGAAAAAATCAATCGTTTACTTAGGAATTGCATTACTTGCATTTGGAAATGTTGCTATTGCAGCTAACACTAATTCCCTAACAGAAAACACTGTTGTTGTAAAAGCTAAAAACGTAAGTCCTTTTTGTCAGGCTATCGCTAAAGGAGATGTTGAAACTGTAAAAAGAATGATAGAATTCGGTACAGATGTCAATGCTACTTCAAATGGAATGACACCATTAATGTTTGCTGCACGCTACAATAAGGTAGAAATCGTAAAATTACTTTTGGAAAGCGGAGCGAAGGTAAACACAAAAGATGAAAAAGGATTTACAGCATTAAAACATGCTGAGCTATCAAATGCCACTGAAGCAGCTGAACTTATAAAAGCGCATAAAAAAGCATAA
- a CDS encoding M42 family metallopeptidase, which yields MASKSILKKSSLDFLKNYLNNASPTGYESGGQKIWMDYLKPYVDTFITDTYGTAVGVINPEANYKVVIEGHADEISWYVNYITENGLIYVIRNGGSDHMIAPSKRVNIHTKNGIVKGVFGWPAIHTRNRGKEEGARIDNIFIDCGCETKEEVEKLGVHVGCVITYPDDFMVLNENKFVCRAIDNRIGGFMIAEVARLLHENKKKLPFGLYITNSVQEEVGLRGAEMITKTIRPNVAIVTDVCHDSTTPMIDKKIEGDTQIGKGPVVTYAPAVQNNLRELILDTAEEKKIPFQRLASSRVTGTDTDAFAYSNGGVASALISLPLRYMHTTVEMVHRDDVENVIKLIYESLLKIKNEETFTYFGK from the coding sequence ATGGCATCAAAATCTATACTCAAAAAGTCTTCACTTGATTTTCTGAAAAACTATCTGAACAATGCGTCACCTACCGGATATGAATCCGGAGGCCAAAAAATCTGGATGGACTATCTAAAACCATACGTCGATACTTTTATTACGGATACCTACGGAACTGCTGTTGGTGTCATCAACCCTGAAGCGAACTATAAGGTCGTTATCGAGGGGCATGCCGATGAGATTTCGTGGTATGTTAATTATATTACTGAAAACGGTTTAATTTATGTAATCCGAAATGGCGGTTCGGACCACATGATTGCTCCTTCAAAACGCGTCAATATTCATACCAAAAACGGAATTGTAAAAGGTGTTTTTGGTTGGCCGGCTATCCATACCCGAAATCGCGGCAAAGAAGAAGGCGCCAGAATTGATAATATTTTTATTGATTGTGGTTGCGAAACAAAAGAAGAGGTTGAAAAACTTGGCGTTCATGTTGGGTGTGTTATTACTTATCCGGACGATTTCATGGTTCTGAATGAAAACAAATTCGTTTGCAGGGCTATCGACAACCGAATTGGCGGCTTTATGATTGCTGAAGTTGCCCGACTGCTTCACGAGAATAAAAAGAAACTGCCTTTTGGACTATACATTACCAATTCCGTTCAGGAAGAAGTAGGCTTGCGCGGTGCTGAAATGATTACCAAAACCATCAGGCCTAATGTTGCCATAGTTACGGACGTTTGCCATGATTCGACTACTCCAATGATTGATAAAAAAATTGAAGGTGATACTCAAATTGGCAAAGGACCGGTTGTGACTTATGCTCCGGCCGTTCAAAACAATCTTAGGGAATTAATCCTGGATACGGCAGAAGAAAAGAAAATCCCGTTCCAGAGATTGGCTTCTTCAAGAGTTACAGGAACCGATACTGATGCTTTTGCCTACAGTAATGGTGGTGTTGCTTCGGCATTAATCTCTTTGCCTCTTCGTTATATGCATACAACAGTTGAAATGGTTCATCGTGATGATGTAGAAAATGTGATAAAACTGATTTACGAATCTTTGCTTAAAATTAAAAACGAAGAAACATTTACCTACTTTGGTAAATAA
- a CDS encoding DUF4294 domain-containing protein, which yields MKTINYFFLLFLLSNTLNAQVDKNDEYLNQPDTIKVVQLDEVLILKGEIDEESKKNFLILQRRVQRVYPYAKATAERLVALEKGMAKLKTEKEKKKYFKIVEKYLVNEFEGQLKKLSNRDGQILVKLIHRQTGSTTFDLIKEQKSGWKAFWANKTARVFSINLKAQYNPYNVPEDFLIETILVRAFEEGRLPKQNPGININYQELAKSWNEKVAKSKT from the coding sequence ATGAAAACTATAAACTATTTCTTTTTACTCTTCCTTTTATCTAATACATTAAATGCACAGGTAGATAAAAATGACGAGTACCTGAATCAGCCAGATACAATTAAGGTAGTCCAGCTGGATGAAGTACTCATATTAAAAGGAGAGATTGATGAAGAAAGTAAAAAGAATTTCCTGATTTTGCAAAGAAGAGTACAACGCGTATATCCTTATGCAAAGGCTACAGCCGAAAGGTTGGTTGCGTTAGAAAAGGGAATGGCTAAACTAAAGACCGAAAAAGAAAAGAAGAAGTACTTTAAGATTGTAGAAAAATATCTCGTGAATGAATTCGAAGGACAGCTGAAGAAATTGTCCAATAGAGATGGACAAATTCTCGTAAAGTTAATCCATAGGCAAACGGGGTCTACCACTTTTGATTTAATTAAGGAGCAAAAAAGCGGATGGAAGGCATTTTGGGCCAATAAGACCGCTCGCGTTTTTAGTATAAACTTAAAAGCACAATACAATCCGTATAATGTACCGGAAGATTTTCTAATTGAAACCATATTAGTAAGGGCTTTTGAAGAAGGCAGACTCCCGAAACAAAACCCGGGGATCAATATTAATTACCAGGAATTAGCTAAATCATGGAATGAAAAAGTAGCGAAATCGAAAACATAA